A part of Pleurocapsa minor HA4230-MV1 genomic DNA contains:
- a CDS encoding glutathione S-transferase family protein, with product MGIPQLVIGNKNYSSWSLRAWLILAKLGIEFQEIRVPLFREGYQAEIRRYSPAGKVPIYLEDDLTIWDSLAIAEYFAEQHPELLPNDTKQRALARSLAAEMHSGFFALRSQMPMNCRATNRKVELTSELADDIQRIQAIWTSCRNQNTQTGSWLFGNFTIVDAMYAPVVFRFNTYGVKCEPIVTDYISWVLNDPDIKRWNEAAKNETEIIQTAEVGVQ from the coding sequence ATGGGAATTCCACAACTAGTTATTGGCAATAAAAACTACTCATCATGGTCACTTCGTGCTTGGCTAATTCTGGCTAAACTAGGTATTGAGTTTCAGGAAATTCGTGTACCTCTTTTTAGAGAAGGATATCAAGCAGAAATACGGCGTTACTCTCCAGCAGGCAAAGTCCCCATTTATTTAGAAGACGATCTTACTATTTGGGATAGTTTAGCTATTGCCGAATATTTCGCCGAACAACATCCAGAATTATTGCCTAATGATACCAAGCAAAGGGCTTTAGCTCGCTCACTAGCTGCCGAAATGCACTCTGGTTTTTTTGCCTTGCGATCGCAAATGCCGATGAATTGTCGCGCAACCAACCGAAAAGTAGAACTTACTTCCGAATTAGCTGATGATATTCAACGAATTCAGGCTATCTGGACTAGTTGTAGAAACCAAAATACTCAAACTGGTTCATGGTTATTTGGTAATTTTACTATTGTCGATGCTATGTATGCACCAGTAGTTTTTCGCTTTAATACTTATGGTGTTAAATGCGAGCCAATAGTTACTGATTATATAAGCTGGGTATTAAACGATCCTGATATTAAACGTTGGAATGAAGCTGCCAAAAATGAAACAGAAATAATTCAAACAGCGGAAGTGGGAGTTCAATAA
- a CDS encoding superoxide dismutase, which yields MAYELPSLPYDYTALEPAISQSTLEFHHDKHHAAYVSKYNDAVKGTDLDSKPLEEVIKAIAGDASQAGLFNNAAQAWNHTFYWHCMKPNGGGTPTGELAQKIEADFGSFELFVEAFKNAGATQFGSGWAWLVLDGDTLKVTKTLNADNPLTSDQVPLLTMDVWEHAYYLDYQNKRPAYIDDFLGKLVNWNFVAENLAAA from the coding sequence ATGGCTTATGAATTACCATCTCTTCCTTACGATTACACTGCTTTAGAACCAGCAATTTCTCAAAGCACATTAGAATTTCATCACGACAAACATCATGCTGCTTATGTCAGTAAATACAATGATGCCGTTAAGGGAACAGACTTAGATAGCAAGCCGCTTGAGGAGGTCATTAAAGCGATCGCTGGCGATGCTAGTCAAGCTGGATTATTTAATAACGCTGCTCAAGCTTGGAACCATACCTTTTATTGGCATTGTATGAAACCCAATGGTGGCGGTACTCCCACAGGAGAATTAGCACAAAAAATTGAGGCTGACTTTGGTAGTTTCGAGCTGTTTGTCGAAGCTTTTAAAAATGCTGGGGCTACTCAGTTTGGTAGCGGCTGGGCTTGGTTAGTGCTGGATGGAGACACCCTCAAAGTTACTAAAACCCTTAATGCTGATAATCCTTTAACGAGCGACCAAGTTCCTTTATTAACTATGGATGTTTGGGAACACGCTTATTATCTCGATTACCAAAATAAACGCCCTGCTTATATTGATGATTTTCTCGGTAAATTAGTCAACTGGAATTTTGTGGCTGAAAATCTAGCTGCTGCGTAA
- the atpA gene encoding F0F1 ATP synthase subunit alpha, with protein MVSIRPDEISSIIKQQIESYEQDVQISNVGTVLQVGDGIARVYGLEQAMAGELLEFEDGTVGIALNLEEDNVGAVLMGNGFGIQEGSTVKASGKIAAIPVGDALVGRVVDSLAAPLDGKGEIKSDQTRLIESMAPGIIARKSVCEPMQTGITAIDAMIPVGRGQRELIIGDRQTGKTAVAVDTIINQKGEDVICVYVAVGQKASTVAQVVNTLESKGAMDYTVVVAANANDPATLQYLAPYTGAAIAEYFMYQGKATLIVYDDLTKQAQAYRQMSLLLRRPPGREAYPGDVFYLHSRLLERAAKLSDALGGGSMTALPIIETQAGDVSAYIPTNVISITDGQIFLSSDLFNAGFRPAINAGISVSRVGSAAQTKAMKQVAGKLKLELAQFAELEAFAQFASDLDAATQNQLARGQRLRQILKQAQGSPLSVAEQVAKVYAGLNGYLDDVPVEKASDFAQGLQEYLGSSKARYGEIIASEKKLTDEAENLLKEGINEFKQSFMATA; from the coding sequence ATGGTTAGCATCAGACCAGACGAAATTAGCAGCATTATTAAGCAGCAGATCGAATCTTACGAACAGGATGTTCAGATCTCCAATGTAGGTACTGTACTTCAAGTAGGTGATGGAATTGCACGGGTTTACGGTCTAGAACAGGCAATGGCAGGAGAACTGCTAGAGTTTGAAGACGGTACAGTAGGTATCGCCCTCAACTTGGAAGAAGATAACGTCGGTGCTGTACTGATGGGTAACGGTTTTGGAATCCAAGAAGGCAGTACAGTCAAAGCTTCTGGTAAGATTGCAGCAATTCCTGTGGGTGACGCTCTAGTTGGTAGAGTTGTCGATTCTTTAGCAGCGCCTCTAGATGGCAAAGGTGAGATCAAGAGCGATCAAACTCGCCTGATTGAATCTATGGCACCAGGGATTATTGCCCGTAAGTCAGTTTGTGAACCAATGCAGACAGGAATTACAGCGATTGACGCGATGATTCCCGTTGGTCGTGGTCAACGTGAATTGATTATTGGCGACAGACAGACAGGTAAAACTGCCGTGGCAGTCGATACAATCATCAACCAGAAGGGTGAAGATGTAATCTGCGTATATGTGGCTGTCGGTCAAAAAGCTTCTACAGTAGCTCAGGTAGTTAATACCCTCGAATCAAAAGGAGCAATGGACTACACTGTAGTTGTTGCAGCTAACGCTAACGATCCTGCTACTCTACAGTACCTTGCTCCCTATACAGGTGCTGCGATCGCCGAATACTTCATGTATCAAGGTAAGGCAACTTTGATTGTCTACGATGATTTGACCAAACAGGCACAGGCATATCGTCAAATGTCCTTGTTATTACGCCGTCCACCAGGTCGTGAAGCATATCCAGGAGACGTATTCTATCTTCACTCCCGTTTATTAGAGCGTGCAGCCAAATTGAGTGATGCTTTGGGTGGTGGTAGTATGACTGCTCTACCGATCATTGAAACTCAAGCTGGTGACGTATCAGCCTATATTCCGACTAACGTAATTTCCATTACTGACGGTCAAATATTCTTGTCTTCTGACTTATTTAATGCTGGTTTCCGTCCAGCGATCAATGCGGGGATCTCAGTATCTCGTGTCGGTTCGGCAGCTCAAACCAAAGCGATGAAGCAGGTAGCAGGTAAACTTAAGCTAGAACTAGCTCAGTTTGCTGAACTAGAAGCATTTGCTCAGTTCGCCTCAGACTTAGATGCAGCTACTCAAAATCAGCTTGCCAGAGGTCAACGTCTACGTCAAATTCTTAAACAAGCTCAAGGTTCTCCTCTATCAGTAGCCGAGCAGGTAGCAAAAGTATACGCTGGCTTAAATGGTTATTTAGATGATGTTCCTGTCGAAAAAGCGAGTGATTTCGCTCAAGGATTACAAGAATATCTCGGTAGTAGCAAAGCTAGATATGGTGAGATCATTGCTTCTGAGAAAAAACTAACCGACGAAGCGGAAAACCTGCTTAAAGAAGGAATTAACGAATTCAAACAATCCTTCATGGCAACAGCCTAG
- a CDS encoding F0F1 ATP synthase subunit gamma encodes MANLKAIRDRIASVKNTKKITEAMRLVAAAKVRRAQEQVNSTRPFADSLAQVLYNIQGKLQFEDVELPLLQQREIKKVALLVVSSDRGLCGGYNANVIRRAENRAKELTAQGIGYTYVVIGRKATQYFGNETRNAPIEKSFVGLEQIPTAPEASEIGDELLSLFLAEEVDKVELIYTKFVSLIASKPVIQTLLPLTTQGLAVKDDEIFRLTTKGGKFGVERESVTSEVESYPQDTIFEQDPVQILDALLPLYLNNQILRSLQEAAASELAARMTAMNNASENATDLMGNLTLSYNKARQAAITQELSEVVAGANAL; translated from the coding sequence ATGGCTAATTTAAAAGCGATTCGCGATCGCATCGCGTCAGTTAAAAATACGAAGAAGATCACCGAAGCAATGCGCCTGGTTGCTGCTGCTAAGGTTCGTCGCGCTCAAGAACAGGTCAACTCCACTCGTCCTTTTGCCGACAGTTTAGCCCAGGTGCTTTATAATATTCAGGGCAAACTTCAGTTTGAAGATGTTGAGCTGCCTTTGCTTCAACAAAGAGAAATCAAAAAAGTGGCTTTATTAGTAGTTAGTAGCGATCGCGGTTTATGTGGTGGTTATAATGCTAACGTAATTCGTAGGGCTGAGAACAGAGCTAAAGAATTAACCGCTCAAGGTATTGGTTATACTTACGTTGTCATTGGGCGTAAAGCAACTCAATACTTTGGTAACGAAACCCGCAATGCGCCGATCGAAAAAAGCTTTGTTGGTTTAGAGCAAATACCTACTGCGCCTGAAGCATCGGAAATTGGTGACGAATTGCTGTCTTTATTTTTGGCAGAAGAAGTAGACAAAGTAGAACTAATTTATACTAAGTTTGTTTCTTTAATTGCTTCTAAACCTGTAATTCAAACCTTGCTACCTTTAACAACTCAAGGGTTAGCAGTCAAAGATGATGAAATCTTCCGTCTTACTACTAAAGGTGGAAAGTTTGGTGTAGAAAGAGAAAGCGTCACTTCAGAAGTTGAATCATATCCTCAAGATACAATATTTGAACAAGATCCAGTTCAGATTTTAGATGCTTTACTACCTCTGTATCTCAACAACCAAATTTTGCGCTCTTTACAGGAAGCAGCAGCGAGTGAGCTAGCAGCAAGGATGACAGCGATGAATAATGCTAGTGAAAATGCCACAGATCTGATGGGTAATTTAACCTTGTCCTACAACAAAGCCAGACAAGCTGCAATCACTCAGGAACTTTCCGAGGTAGTTGCAGGTGCTAATGCTTTGTAA
- a CDS encoding orange carotenoid-binding protein, giving the protein MPFTIDSARNIFSANTLSADAVPALTARFNQLSAEDQLAWIWFAYLEMGKTITVAAPGAANMQFAEPTLDQIKAMSFQEQSQTMCDLANRADTPICRTYATWTPNIKLGFWYRLGEWMEQGIVAPIPEGYKLSANANAVLTTLQGLDSGQQITVLRNTVVDMGFDTGKLGSFDRVSEPVAPPTEISQRTKVAITGVSNPTVLSYMNLLNANDFDELIKLFSEDGALQPPFKKPIVGKDAVLRFFKEECPNLKLAPERGIEEPVEDGYTQIKVTGKVQTPWFGAGVGMNMSWRFLLNSENKIFFVAIDLLASPKELLNLAR; this is encoded by the coding sequence ATGCCATTCACTATTGACTCAGCACGTAATATATTCTCAGCCAACACTTTATCTGCTGATGCGGTACCAGCATTGACAGCTAGATTTAATCAACTTAGTGCAGAAGACCAACTAGCCTGGATTTGGTTTGCATACTTGGAAATGGGTAAAACAATTACCGTTGCTGCTCCGGGAGCTGCCAATATGCAGTTTGCTGAGCCTACTCTTGACCAAATTAAGGCAATGAGTTTTCAAGAACAGTCTCAGACAATGTGCGATCTTGCTAACCGTGCGGATACACCAATTTGCCGTACTTATGCTACTTGGACTCCTAATATTAAGCTGGGTTTTTGGTATCGATTAGGGGAATGGATGGAGCAAGGAATTGTCGCTCCTATTCCTGAAGGTTACAAACTGTCTGCTAATGCCAATGCAGTACTAACTACACTCCAGGGATTAGATTCGGGTCAACAAATCACCGTATTACGTAACACCGTAGTAGATATGGGCTTTGATACTGGTAAATTGGGCAGTTTTGACAGGGTGAGTGAACCTGTTGCTCCGCCGACAGAAATTTCTCAGCGAACTAAGGTGGCGATTACTGGCGTGAGTAATCCTACAGTATTGAGCTATATGAATCTGTTAAATGCTAATGACTTTGATGAGTTAATCAAATTATTTAGCGAAGATGGTGCGCTACAACCTCCATTTAAAAAGCCAATCGTGGGTAAAGATGCAGTGTTAAGGTTTTTTAAAGAAGAATGCCCTAATCTGAAATTAGCTCCAGAGCGTGGTATTGAAGAACCAGTAGAAGATGGTTACACACAAATCAAAGTTACAGGAAAAGTCCAAACTCCTTGGTTTGGTGCGGGTGTTGGCATGAATATGTCTTGGAGATTTTTGCTGAATTCGGAAAACAAAATTTTCTTTGTGGCGATCGATTTATTAGCATCTCCTAAAGAATTACTCAATCTAGCTCGTTAA